aggaccggatcggtcgatctagtgCATGAAACCGTAGCGACAAGTTCTGGTCGCTACGCATGTCGCTGCAGCTCGCGGCTTTTCCTCTTAGTtatggatcggtcgatccagAGACaatggatcggtcgatccatGTCTTGTGCGATCAATACTTCCCATTCGGTCCATTGTtcggtccatcttgcttctgaataaatcccgaatgcgttcttttctttcaagctatctagtaacctgcatattacacttaagaacaccaaaacgcatcaaatagaccaaaacattaattaaaaccgaccatttaattgctccaaaacgagtttaaacccgttaaaaacacggaatatcatCTCTGACGATGTCTTTGTATTTCCTCCCAAAAGAGTCGGTTGGGGTTGGACTTTTTAACCTTAATCATCGCCGGTCATCTTtgatttgggtttcttaataTTCATCTGCTTCCACTATTGTGTATGCGTATGttttactttcttttaaaaaatgttccCTTCACAAAGGTTCGACCGTTATTGCTTTTGTGAGATTATATATTCCGACCAATCAAAGTCAACTCCCATAGTGTCCGAGTTTAGGCAACATGCATTGCATTTACTTCCTTCCAAGTTCCAACTTTGAATTTCACCTTACGGTTAAATacaggggtgttcaatccggatatcggttcggtttaggttcggttttttttcggttttcggtatttcggttagtaaaatataactaccattctaaatccatatttacttcggttcggttcggtttatataccgtttatttttggtttattcggttttataccaaaaaacataattatttagtttgagatcatataaaatgaattttagagtcatattgtcaacacagtcatttattaaaaatatattacatgttcaaataaatgaacaaaaaagtaaaaatgcttctaccatcaaataaaataatcaaatatataattaaaatcaaagcctgaaattttgaaaataaaaatatgaaacaaaacagaaacatgaaagaaaagtttttccactcttccatatttagtgttcattaaagtcatgttttttTGATTGAAGACGAAACTCTATTTgtttatagataagaaaaaagttgtgaaaattttccattaaatatttatcaaatttatatataatcttcatattaatttagtgaatactaaaataaagcaaaaagataaaaaaaacttaaaaataagatgtctgaattgcgatatattgttatttaattatagttcagttgttttacaaattgttctttattactataacattatggtaatagttattaacaaaaatttaacttatataacaaatagatattcatgtattgttataaaatagatacatatttacatgtttctacttttagtcggttttgttcggtttattcggtgtTCCCTTCACAAAAGGTTCGACCGTTGTTGCTTTTGTGAGATTATATATTCCGACCAATCAAAGTCAACTCCCATAGTGTCCGAGTTTAGGCAACATGCATTATTGCATTTACTTCCTTCCAAGTTCCAACTTTGAATCGAACAGCCCTACGGTTAATGGAAGAACTTTTGACCTTTTTACATTGCAAATGGTATAGACGCCTTTCAGATTactcctttattttttttctctattttcttataGCATTTTTAAACAGTTGACTTTTTACAGTTTCATatagcattttttattatttacacaCACATCCTTTACCCTTATGAACCAAATGAttccatgtatatatatttttatttgaatgtaGACAAACATAGAATAacttgacaaaaaaagagacaaacatagaataaaatatatattcctgAGAGTGATTAAGGATagcaaaataatttcataaaccAAATAAGTATAGACTTATATATAGTCAGTATCTAAAATTTCTGGGTTTGTAaagttatatgtatatagtgTAACAGGATCTTAgaactgaatatttttttattcaagtcAGGATGCTCAATTGGCTGAGCCTGCTGGATTGTTTACAGTATAATCATTACTATTTATATGTTAATGTTAAGATCTTTTGAATTTGAAGTTTTCGATAACAAGATATCCCTGTAGAGGGAATATCACAGGCCTTAAGCAAAGACTATGCGATACattgaatcaaaataaaataaaaatggatcTCCAAAGTATTAGACCAGACATGTACATACGTGTGTAGCCTTATAGGAGCAGTGCATGGCGAGACAATATGAACTTTATATGGTCCTGCCTTCCGAGTTTTGAACCACATGcttaaaattaaagtttaaaattcgaATCCTTATCAGAGGATTCTCCTCTGCGTCATCATCTTTACGTACGTCATCGCTTCTACGCCATGcacgataaattttatttttttgctaaaaggtaAATATCATTTCAGAAATGAGTTGTTGAGGCTTACAAGATGTGTTAAGAAAACTCGAAGACCTCTAAAATCTACTTCCATggcaaaaaaaagtaaaaacatgaaAGCAGAAAACAATCTAACTTGACACCGTTCTGCTTTGGAGCGAACAGGACCTCAAGTATCGATACAAACTTGTAGTAGCCAGATGGAAGGTTGAGCCGAGACAGACATGAAAGGAGAGACCCGAGGACCTAGAACACGAGGGACACAACGCCAGTGAGAAGTGGATTCAACGGCCGCCTCCACAAATTGCTTTCCTCCGTGGAGCAGAAACAGACCCGCTCAAGGACTGTCCTCTAGGTCCGGGCTGGGAAGGAACTAAACCCGGAATTTAGCAATAGACAGGACAACACACACCACGGGTGCTTAATAGCGCTCAACCAACTCGACCGCACTCGCCCTCTAAGTCGGTACAGAGAAAGGGGCAGCATCACCACCTCCCGAGTCTTACTACCTCCTCGGTCTTACTACCCCCTCCAACTGCAAAGTGTTACCCCGTGCTCCAAGAAAATGAAGAACCTCCACACCCCTGCTCGAATCACCTATAATTCCAATCCAAACTAACAAGCAACGCCAACACCAACAACAAAGGAGGGGAGAGGAGCTAAATTAATGCATCACTCAATAGCTAATCGCCTAATCTTGACTCAGCGGAGTGACAGAGATAACCCTATCACATCCAGTCCGAAGTCCCGAGACCTCTAGCTCAGGCGAAGCGTACCCGGTAGCCTTTGGAGGCGGATGCCACAAAgcgaaatttttattttccggCGAAAAGATTTGGGAGTAACGAAATCTTCGGTGAAAAGGAGGAAGGAGCAGCGGCACAGTCGCTAGAGGCACCGCGTCGAATCCTTCTTAGCTTCGACGAATCGAACATGTCATCTGCGAAGACGACGACCAGAAGTAGAGTCACAACACCGACAGATCTTCATGCCGGAGATGGATTTGGATATGACGGGGTCGGCAAGGGCCCTCTCACAGCGCCGAACGGCACCGGAGAGGCGATCTGGAGAAGGGCGAAAGGAGAAGCGAAGTCTAAGTTTGGGAGAAGAAATTGGGGGCGCGTGTCTCTCACGCCTAAAACAAATCAAGAACTGtataggttgaactttttatagtgactgggctcactccgaagggccacctcgccagaaatccccgtagagattttttagctaacccagtaccaccccgctttccccgagtatcgaactggcgacctcgggtagtcgtgtgtgagaaacattcagtactgccgctaggccacctgacgTTCTCATGCacgataaattttaaaaacttaataaacaATCTACAGCTTATAGATATAtagaattaatgaaatatatatattgaataagtCTATCATTTCAAAGCATCTCTAATCCCATTATATTTTCAACTCAATTTCTTTGAGTAAAAtctttttcaaatctatttgATTTTAGCtctaaaactgaataaaaaatcaaaccattctaaaaataaaataaccatttttattatttcatatatttggtTCATCAGTTCATTTTACTCTTAATAAATGATTATAGTAAAACTTAAACACTATTTAgagttgatttatttttaagaaccaATACAAATAGATTAGAATTGTTCTGAAAACGGATCCATCAGTCAGAgatacaaaaacatgaaaaacatTCCCTCTTCCCTTTTATAGTCTTACCTATAGCCCCTATACGTTTATTGTTTTATTCGATTTTGGGATTGGTGTGTCTAATAGAGATTTTTTGGTTGAAGGTTTTTGTGTTATGTCGCATCAAATTGGACACAAAAGGAAAGACGCTTTGCATATGAATATGACAGATTTCTAGCGTGTAAGTTAAAAAGATTGTGGGTTCTACTCTTGGTACTTCTGATGATTTTGATAGATTGTAAAGATCTTTTTATGTTGATCGTTAATCCTTTTTCTAATttcgttttatatttttgttaactaaTTAGCTCTTTTCCCTGtgttttctattgttttatatatgagTTTGTCGAACATAATTAAACCTTTTTGTTATTCTTGAGAGAAAATGAAGATTATGATGAACAAGAAATAGAGTAATGTTtgaatttgagagagagagataccagAAAAGAATGACTTGTTTATGTCACATCAATTTTCATGAACTTTGATTATTATATGTTCACATATGTTTTCTCTCTCTTGAGATAGTCACGGCTTGTTCGTCAAGAAATGACCAGAgcttataaagtaaataaacttACATGAGTCTTTGACAAACTtcatttacaatttttatatatatatatatataagcatagAGATATCTGCTCATTCTTCAACAGCTTACACTGCAGACGCCAAGATAGTAGTAACCCCCTTTTCACTTTTCAGCTTCTTCTTGATCCTGTTACAGGTACatataacatatgtatatattgtctctaacatatgtatatattgtctctacttttaatatatacatacatgtatatattcAATATTATCTACTTTATCTGTGAAGCCTTGTTTGTAATTGATGGATCTTGCTTCATGTTTTATCATCTTCTCAGATGTTCTTGAAAAATCAAaaggatttgaaaaaaaaaaaaaagatattgatTAAGAAACGAAACCTTTGATTGTGAAAGCCTTTGTCTTGTTTCCTTTATGTTTTTCCCTTCTTGGTCTGACTTTTTATGTTCCTCATTCATATACTCTCTCTTAAAGACCTCAACTCAAAGATTTGGAAACTTATTACGTTTCTCCTCTGTTCTTTAAGATCCTAAGGACTCTGTACGTTAAACCTAATGGCTTCAGAGAGCGGTTTAAACGGAGATTCAAATATAGTAGAAGAGGTTTCCGAGACCAAAAGAAGCAGAGATgtagaagaagacgaagaagtgaagaaaacagagaagaacAACAACACCGAAGAACATGAGAAAACGAAAACGGTGCCGTTTTACAAGCTTTTTGCTTTTGCGGATTCCTTTGACTTCCTCTTGATGACCCTGGGGACGCTTGGATCTATCGGAAACGGACTCGGCTTCCCTATAATGACCATACTGTTCGGAGATCTAGTAGATGCTTTTGGAGAGAACCAGACTGACTCAAACGTTGCCGACAAAGTTTCCAAAGTAAAAACCACATGATGTTTTCCTGTCTTAACGATTTTCAAGAGTTGACTTTTTTGGTAATAACGGTTTCTTAACTCACTCACAGGTAGCTCTGAAGTTCGTATGGCTTGGAATCGGTACTTTAGCGGCTGCTTTTCTACGTAAGTTCTTGGATATGTCAAATATTTAGCTAATTAACACATCTTTAAGTAAAATAGAGTTCTTAACGTTCTTGATGTCTATGAATGTTCAGAGTTGTCTGGTTGGATGATCTCTGGAGAAAGACAAGCAGCGAGAATAAGAAGTATGTATCTAAAGACAATATTAAGACAAGACATAGCCTTTTTTGACGTTGATACAAACACTGGCGAAGTCGTTGGACGAATGTCTGGTGACACTGTGCTAATCCAAGATGCCATGGGAGAGAAGGTACACACTCTCACagtcaaacaaaaaatcatatttataaagAAAGATTTCAGAgtatttactaaaaataataattatttaaattaaatatattactttattttattacaCACTTTctaataattatcaaatcaattCAGATATtcttaactaatatttttaaaaaaattataaactattaaaatcaattattaaaatatttaaaaattttagaaaatttcttcttgtagaacaaaaaaataaatgttgaaAATACATTCTGGCAGGTGGGGAAAGCTATACAGCTTCTAGCAACATTTGTTGGAGGCTTTGTGATAGCGTTTATAAGAGGATGGCTGTTAACTCTAGTCATGTTATCTTCAATACCACTTCTTGTGATGGCTGGTGCGGGTCTGGCTATCGTCATCGCTAGAACCGCTTCTCGTGGACAAACCGCTTATGCTAAAGCTGCGGTTGTAGTTGAGCAAACAATCGGTTCCATAAGAACGGTAACTAGGCTTACTTACTCTATACacaaatttatacaaattttctGAGACATTTTCTTGTAACTTTCTAGGTTGCTTCGTTTACTGGAGAGAAACAAGCGATAAGCAATTACAATAAACATCTTGTCACTGCTTATAAAGCAGGAGTCATAGAAGGTGGTTCAACAGGATTAGGACTTGGCACACTCTTTCTTGTAGTCTTTTGTAGCTACGCTTTAGCTGTTTGGTATGGAGGAAAGTTGATTCTTGATAAAGGGTACACAGGAGGACAAGTTctcaacatcatcatctctGTTTTAACTGGATCCATGTAAGAACCTCTCAtcttttttgtgttgttttaagtTTCTTGCAACCCAATCTAagacttgtttttgttttgtttttattaggtCTTTAGGTCAAGCATCTCCTTGTTTAACAGCATTTGCAGCTGGACAAGCTGCAGCCTACAAGATGTTTGAGACAATAGAGAGAAGACCTGACATTGATTCTTATAGTACAGATGGTAAAGTCCTGGATGACATCAAAGGAGACATTGAGCTTAAAGATGTCTACTTCACTTACCCTGCGAGGCCAGATGAGCAGATTTTTCGCGGTTTTTCGCTGTTTATCTCGAGTGGAACAACCGTGGCATTAGTTGGACAGAGTGGGAGTGGGAAGTCTACTGTTGTGAGTCTGATAGAGAGGTTTTACGATCCGCAAGCCGGTGAAGTTCTCATAGATGGTGTTAACCTAAAAGAGTTTCAGCTCAAATGGATCAGAAGCAAGATAGGACTTGTGAGTCAAGAACCGGTTCTCTTCACTTCAAGCATCAAGGACAACATAGCTTACGGTAAAGAAGACGCTACACTCGAAGAGATCAAAGCAGCTGCTGAGCTTGCAAACGCTTCCAAGTTTGTGGATAAGCTTCCTCAGGGTTTGGATACAATGGTTGGAGAGCACGGCACCCAGCTTTCGGGTGGGCAGAAACAGAGGATCGCTGTAGCCAGAGCCATACTAAAAGATCCGAGAATCTTGCTTTTAGATGAAGCTACAAGCGCGCTTGATGCAGAGTCAGAGAGAGTGGTTCAAGAAGCCCTTGATAGGATAATGGTTAACCGGACTACTGTTGTGGTTGCTCACCGGTTAAGCACGGTGCGAAACGCTGATACAATCGCTGTGATTCACCAGGGAAAGATTGTGGAGAAAGGCTCTCACACTGAGCTACTAAAGGACCCTGAAGGAGCTTATTCTCAGCTCATACGTCttcaagaagagaagaaaccTGAAGAGACTCAAGCTGGTGAGCGTAAGATGTCATCAATAGAATCATTCAAGCAATCTAGTTTCAGAAAATCGTCTCTAGGCCGGTCACTAAGCAAAGGAGGATCATCCAGAGGAAACAGCAGCAGACATTCTTTCAACATGTTTGGTTTCCCATCAGGTATTGAAGGAAACGACGTCGTTCAAGATCAAGAAGAGGATGATACTACAGAGCCCAAGACCAAACCAAAGAAAGTATCTATCCGTAGAATCGCAGCTCTAAACAAACCAGAGATCCCCGTTCTCATACTCGGAACAATCTCAGCGGCAGCAAACGGTGTTATACTTCCTATCTTCGGTATACTAATCGCAAGCGTCATCAAAGCCTTCTTCAAACCGCCTAAGGAGCTTAAAGAGGACACGAGCTTCTGGGCCATTATCTTCATGGTTCTTGGTTTCGCTTCCGTCATCGCCTACCCGGCGCAAACCTTCTTCTTTTCTATAGCTGGTTGTAAGCTAGTGCAGAGGATAAGGAGCATGTGTTTTGAGAAAGTGGTTCACATGGAAGTTGGATGGTTTGATGAATCAGAGCATTCTAGTGGAACCATTGGTGCAAGGCTATCGGCAGATGCTGCGGCGATACGTGGACTAGTGGGAGATGCTTTGGCTCAGATGGTTCAGAATCTTTCTTCTATATTGGCTGGTTTGATTATTGCGTTCTTGGCGTGTTGGCAGTTGGCTTTTGTCGTTCTTGCCATGCTTCCTCTTATTGCAGTCAATGGGTTTCTTTACATGAAGTTCATGAAAGGTTTCAGCGCAGATGCAAAGGTAAGGAAGTTACTTATTCATTTATATACATCTTCGAACATATAAACTCAAGGCCGATCCTGAAATTTTCGgggttataaataattaaataaaaatatataatataaattgaagttttctatatatgtaactttaaaaaaaattaggggttataaaaaattaagtaaaaaaatatataaaatttataatataaattgaggttctctatatatgtaattttttaaaaaaaaaaaattggggctATAGACCAATGCTTCATTAGGTTATGTTTAGAACCGGCCCCCGGCCCTGTATAAACTCTGTTTCTCTGGTGCAGAAAATGTATGGGGAAGCGAGTCAGGTGGCTAATGATGCGGTTGGGAGCATAAGAACAGTAGCTTCGTTCTGTGCAGAAGATAAAGTGATGAACATGTACACAAAGAAGTGTGAAGGTCCTATGAAGACAGGGATACGTCAAGGCATTGTCAGTGGAATAGGTTTCAGTGTTTCTTTCTTCGTACTCTTTGCTTCTTACGGGACCAGCTTCTATGTGGGGGCAAGACTTGTGGATGACAACAAGACAACCTTCGACTCTGTTTTCAGggtattattatattataagaaacatagcataactgattttttttgtctatttctTGTTACTCACGGTTCTCTTGATTCTTTCTAGGTTTTCTTTGCTTTGACAATGACGGCTATTGCGATATCTCAGTCGAGTTCGTTGTCTCCTGATTCAAGCAAAGCTGATATCGCTGCTGCTTCGATTTTCGGGATTATCGACAGAGAATCGAAGATTGATCCAAGTGTGGAATCTGGAAGAGTGTTGGATACTGTTAAAGGAGACATTGAGCTTCGTCCTGTTAGTTTCAAATACCCATCAAGGCCTGATGTTCAAATCTTCCAGGATCTTTGTCTAAGTATTCGAGCTGGAAAGGTTAGTCACTAATACATTATTTGATAATCGTCAACGTCAACGAAAAGACAGAACATTTTATGACAAACTCTGttctgtttttttcatttttcagacCGTTGCTTTGGTTGGAGAAAGCGGGAGCGGGAAGTCAACGGTGATCGCGTTGCTACAGAGGTTTTACGATCCAGACTCAGGCGAGATCACTCTCGACGGTGCAGAGATGAAGACCCTGCGACTAAAATGGCTCAGACAGCAAACGGGACTCGTTAGCCAAGAACCGATCTTGTTTAACGAAACGATCAGAGACAACATTGCTTACGGAAAAGGCGGAGACGCGAGTGAATCTGAAATAGTATCAGCAGCTGAACTATCAAACGCCCATGGATTCATCAGTGGTCTACAACAGGTAATAATAACTAAAGTTTAAGTGTTTCTTGTGTTTCAAGGAATCGGTTTCAAAATAACCTAATATtggtttattaatttaaaggGTTATGATACGATGGTCGGAGAAAGAGGAATAGAGTTATCAGGCGGGCAAAAACAACGAATGGCTATAGCGAGAGCCATCGTCAAGGATCCTAAGGTATTGCTACTTGATGAAGCTACTAGTGCTCTCGATGCTGAGTCTGAACGTGTGGTTCAAGATGCGCTTGACCGGGTTATGGTGCACCGGCTAAGATTGTGGTGGCTCACCGGTTATCGACGATTAATAACGCGAATGTAATTGCAGTCGTTAAGAACGGAGTTATTGTAGAGAAAGGGAAGCACGAGAGTTTGATCAATATCAAAGACGGAGTTTATGCTTCGCTGGTGCAGCTTCATCTCAGTGCTGCTTCTTAAAACATATCTTTTATGTtcattcgttttttttttggttaattatgCTATGTATTGATGAACATTGTTATTCAatgattgatttaaaatatatgattgaaatctaatgttattggttattgtatttaaaatgtatttattaaaagaTCTTAAAATCTACTGTTGTTGGttcttatatttataatctaTTCATTAGAAAGTTTTGAAATCCAATGTTATTCAATAAATGATTTGAATACAATATTTGAAATCTTGTATTATTcgtatttgataaatttaaacaatccaTTTAACGTGAAATATATTGAATCTAATACCatgtataaattttatcaatcaaaatccaaccttttactttatattttatcatcatttttattagCAATTGTCatcacattattgaaaaaagtCATTGTGCAACTATTATCACTACGCATTGATTTTCTCAAACATAAAACCCATATTTTTTTGAGAGAATGTTTTTCTTACCCTTAACCAGGACGAAATTATTCTTATTCACATGATGCGTGGAATAATTTGGTTTTGGTCGAGGGATAAGCAAAAAATTCTCTCAAAATAGGATGCAATAATAGCTAAAGAGNNNNNNNNNNNNNNNNNNNNNNNNNNNNNNNNNNNNNNNNNNNNNNNNNNNNNNNNNNNNNNNNNNNNNNNNNNNNNNNNNNNNNNNNNNNNNNNNNNNNNNNNNNNNNNNNNNNNNNNNNNNNNNNNNNNNNNNNNNNNNNNNNNNNNNNNNNNNNNNNNNNNNNNNNNNNNNNNNNNNNNNNNNNNNNNNNNNNNNNNNNNNNNNNNNNNNNNNNNNNNNNNNNNNNNNNNNNNNNNNNNNNNNNNNNNNNNNNNNNNNNNNNNNNNNNNNNNNNNNNNNNNNNNNNNNNNNNNNNNNNNNNNNNNNNNNNNNNNNNNNNNNNNNNNNNNNNNNNNNNNNNNNNNNNNNNNNNNNNNNNNNNNNNNNNNNNNNNNNNNNNNNNNNNNNNNNNNNNNNNNNNNNNNNNNNNNNNNNNNNNNNNNNNNNNNNNNNNNNNNNNNNNNNNNNNNNNNNNNNNNNNNNNNNNNNNNNNNNNNNNNNNNNNNNNNNNNNNNNNNNNNNNNNNNNNNNNNNNNNNNNNNNNNNNNNNNNNNNNNNNNNNNNNNNNNNNNNNNNNNNNNNNNNNNNNNNNNNNNNNNNNNNNNNNNNNNNNNNNNNNNNNNNNNNNNNNNNNNNNNNNNNNNNNNNNNNNNNNNNNNNNNNNNNNNNNNNNNNNNNNNNNNNNNNNNNNNNNNNNNNNNNNNNNNNNNNNNNNNNNNNNNNNNNNNNNNNNNNNNNNNNNNNNNNNNNNNNNNNNNNNNNNNNNNNNNNNNNNNNNNNNNNNNNNNNNNNNNNNNNNNNNNNNNNNNNNNNNNNNNNNNNNNNNNNNNNNNNNNNNNNNNNNNNNNNNNNNNNNNNNNNNNNNNNNNNNNNNNNNNNNNNNNNNNNNNNNNNNNNNNNNNNNNNNNNNNNNNNNNNNNNNNNNNNNNNNNNNNNNNNNNNNNNNNNNNNNNNNNNNNNNNNNNNNNNNNNNNNNNNNNNNNNNNNNNNNNNNNNNNNNNNNNNNNNNNNNNNNNNNNNNNNNNNNNNNNNNNNNNNNNNNNNNNNNNNNNNNNNNNNNNNNNNNNNNNNNNNNNNNNNNNNNNNNNNNNNNNNNNNNNNNNNNNNNNNNNNNNNNNNNNNNNNNNNNNNNNNNNNNNNNNNNNNNNNNNNNNNNNNNNNNNNNNNNNNNNNNNNNNNNNNNNNNNNNNNNNNNNNNNNNNNNNNNNNNNNNNNNNNNNNNNNNNNNNNNNNNNNNNNNNNNNNNNNNNNNNNNNNNNNNNNNNNNNNNNNNNNNNNNNNNNNNNNNNNNNNNNNNNNNNNNNNNNNNNNNNNNNNNNNNNNNNNNNNNNNNNNNNNNNNNNNNNNNNNNNNNNNNNNNNNNNNNNNNNNNNNNNNNNNNNNNNNNNNNNNNNNNNNNNNNNNNNNNNNNNNNNNNNNNNNNNNNNNNNNNNNNNNNNNNNNNNNNNNNNNNNNNNNNNNNNNNNNNNNNNNNNNNNNNNNNNNNNNNNNNNNNNNNNNNNNNNNNNNNNNNNNNNNNNNNNNNNNNNNNNNNNNNNNNNNNNNNNNNNNNNNNNNNNNNNNNNNNNNNNNNNNNNNNNNNNNNNNNNNNNNNNNNNNNNNNNNNNNNNNNNNNNNNNNNNNNNNNNNNNNNNNNNNNNNNNNNNNNNNNNNNNNNNNNNNNNNNNNNNNNNNNNNNNNNNNNNNNNNNNNNNNNNNNNNNNNNNNNNNNNNNNNNNNNNNNNNNNNNNNNNNNNNNNNNNNNNNNNNNNNNNNNNNNNNNNNNNNNNNNNNNNNNNNNNNNNNNNNNNNNNNNNNNNNNNNNNNNNNNNNNNNNNNNNNNNNNNNNNNNNNNNNNNNNNNNNNNNNNNNNNNNNNNNNNNNNNNNNNNNNNNNNNNNNNNNNNNNNNNNNNNNNNNNNNNNNNNNNNNNNNNNNNNNNNNNNNNNNNNNNNTAATAATTGATTTGAATACAATATTTGAAATCTTGTGTTATTcgtatttgataaatttaaacaatccaTTTAACGTGAAATATATTGAATCTAATACCATGTATACATTTTATCAATCAAAATCCAAccttttactttatattttattatcatttttattagcaATTGTCATAACATTATTGAAAAAGTCATTGTGCAACTATTATCACTACACATTGATTTTCTCAAACATAAAACC
The sequence above is drawn from the Brassica oleracea var. oleracea cultivar TO1000 unplaced genomic scaffold, BOL UnpScaffold00802, whole genome shotgun sequence genome and encodes:
- the LOC106320099 gene encoding ABC transporter B family member 4-like; protein product: MASESGLNGDSNIVEEVSETKRSRDVEEDEEVKKTEKNNNTEEHEKTKTVPFYKLFAFADSFDFLLMTLGTLGSIGNGLGFPIMTILFGDLVDAFGENQTDSNVADKVSKVALKFVWLGIGTLAAAFLQLSGWMISGERQAARIRSMYLKTILRQDIAFFDVDTNTGEVVGRMSGDTVLIQDAMGEKVGKAIQLLATFVGGFVIAFIRGWLLTLVMLSSIPLLVMAGAGLAIVIARTASRGQTAYAKAAVVVEQTIGSIRTVASFTGEKQAISNYNKHLVTAYKAGVIEGGSTGLGLGTLFLVVFCSYALAVWYGGKLILDKGYTGGQVLNIIISVLTGSMSLGQASPCLTAFAAGQAAAYKMFETIERRPDIDSYSTDGKVLDDIKGDIELKDVYFTYPARPDEQIFRGFSLFISSGTTVALVGQSGSGKSTVVSLIERFYDPQAGEVLIDGVNLKEFQLKWIRSKIGLVSQEPVLFTSSIKDNIAYGKEDATLEEIKAAAELANASKFVDKLPQGLDTMVGEHGTQLSGGQKQRIAVARAILKDPRILLLDEATSALDAESERVVQEALDRIMVNRTTVVVAHRLSTVRNADTIAVIHQGKIVEKGSHTELLKDPEGAYSQLIRLQEEKKPEETQAGERKMSSIESFKQSSFRKSSLGRSLSKGGSSRGNSSRHSFNMFGFPSGIEGNDVVQDQEEDDTTEPKTKPKKVSIRRIAALNKPEIPVLILGTISAAANGVILPIFGILIASVIKAFFKPPKELKEDTSFWAIIFMVLGFASVIAYPAQTFFFSIAGCKLVQRIRSMCFEKVVHMEVGWFDESEHSSGTIGARLSADAAAIRGLVGDALAQMVQNLSSILAGLIIAFLACWQLAFVVLAMLPLIAVNGFLYMKFMKGFSADAKKMYGEASQVANDAVGSIRTVASFCAEDKVMNMYTKKCEGPMKTGIRQGIVSGIGFSVSFFVLFASYGTSFYVGARLVDDNKTTFDSVFRVFFALTMTAIAISQSSSLSPDSSKADIAAASIFGIIDRESKIDPSVESGRVLDTVKGDIELRPVSFKYPSRPDVQIFQDLCLSIRAGKTVALVGESGSGKSTVIALLQRFYDPDSGEITLDGAEMKTLRLKWLRQQTGLVSQEPILFNETIRDNIAYGKGGDASESEIVSAAELSNAHGFISGLQQGYDTMVGERGIELSGGQKQRMAIARAIVKDPKVLLLDEATSALDAESERVVQDALDRVMVHRLRLWWLTGYRRLITRM